From one Blastocatellia bacterium genomic stretch:
- a CDS encoding CerR family C-terminal domain-containing protein: MARLKTDDPEARAKILAAAETLFAEHGFAGVGVRQIAAAAGVNGAMIHYYFGNKENLYVAVIENAAATVRSLIAGAIESATSLEERLTRFVKAYAGYLFDHPHLARILSREMLSGGKYFMQIFPKYAPTNYGMLREAMAEGVRRGELRAIDVDLAPVSLIGMIVVFQLLRPIVALGLGKLQYDERFIERLAAHTIDLFLNGAAGTDQPSAGQRARQATATRRRKGQR, encoded by the coding sequence ATGGCAAGACTGAAGACCGACGACCCGGAGGCGCGAGCGAAGATACTGGCGGCGGCAGAGACACTGTTTGCCGAACACGGCTTCGCCGGCGTCGGCGTCCGCCAGATCGCCGCGGCGGCGGGCGTCAATGGCGCGATGATTCATTACTATTTCGGCAACAAAGAAAACCTCTATGTCGCGGTCATCGAGAATGCTGCCGCGACTGTGCGCAGCCTGATCGCCGGAGCCATCGAGAGCGCGACGTCGCTCGAAGAACGGCTGACGCGCTTCGTGAAAGCCTATGCCGGCTACCTCTTCGACCACCCGCACCTGGCGCGCATCCTGTCGCGCGAGATGCTATCAGGCGGCAAATACTTTATGCAGATATTCCCGAAGTACGCCCCGACCAATTACGGCATGCTGCGCGAAGCGATGGCCGAAGGCGTGCGCCGCGGCGAGTTGCGGGCGATTGATGTTGATCTTGCGCCCGTCAGCCTGATCGGCATGATCGTGGTGTTTCAGTTGCTCCGCCCGATTGTCGCGCTCGGGCTTGGCAAGCTGCAATACGACGAGCGCTTCATCGAGCGGCTGGCGGCGCACACCATCGATCTTTTCTTAAACGGCGCGGCCGGCACGGATCAACCGTCCGCCGGCCAGCGCGCCCGTCAAGCGACGGCGACGCGCCGCCGAAAGGGGCAACGATGA
- the bamD gene encoding outer membrane protein assembly factor BamD: MNRAQRIGQNKKRLGKRFSRGGRAWFLAALIVCAIAAAALGCSWPGTDHSVRFNAFRSAKEFGRLPRLSHSGDADNKLFSWSAEYDKGENYEEGERETKGIDVLWDESLRAEQSEDLATVRRKLQEYLQRTARLRETGYSEPKDFRHRRNAAFDKLDALAALDQGASEDSVRCYLRARTLVDDGQPVVKLHAEAAEDVHLADNVAYLWAVIDYSADAEAGIAKFKAFAARYPHSEKREAALYMAALATLKIAPRAKVMDSFAPCDGDCPKLMRDAQAGFRRVIHDYPHGRLTADAQGWIAYIYRQLGDRAAALAEYYRMLAARDEASRIEAVFSLGIARYQASETDMARVEKLIEGEPAAALAYAYHNVYNIALEPLSGYGIGAGSSAGEQEQRYKNNADELKRIVAFASRMMKRYGSGAVGSGFVLRLAQASLELDDDAEAARLAHQALSGGAQANIRAEALWVEAVALYHLKRLKEARSALTQLVAENPNNRYTEGARRNLAMVAEDMNDLDGALEQYLALDYRLDVAYFVDVLMPTDQLAAFIKNHPTQPHSDELQYALGVRYLRDRRWNDARQTLMVIHSIGRGADNGYSHYYPGSYSEPSSDPVKSLNWDERIRGVRPEWIEQDLHTANDLERLEQQVNLAQGDEAKAEALYQLASYQYQGDLLFYNPAWNGMRQYHLYDLDSGGGFRRADESRLLFDYMQKHDAASSALPIYLDVVNRYPNTRAARDALYTAAVCHDRLASYNNYWRSIYDRGGFAGSRMVNYQDVKRAYPGYRYPLGTRGWEPATRTVNGGPGWALPPKPKPRPSRARRALLLFNKVMQVAFKPLGDAVSAIVKTITAIFQAIWKAVLWVCHWLWLGYLCFWLRFMWRRSREARRLMREGLGRCRERPAVEKGDTSLVDSITPQAAAFNQYLGHDWRDHFLKLTYDLLYKLRQMAMEKNARHVLLLYAATHWMLAVIAIKLLADW, from the coding sequence ATGAATCGAGCGCAGCGCATCGGGCAAAACAAAAAGAGGCTCGGCAAACGATTCAGCCGCGGCGGGCGGGCGTGGTTCCTGGCGGCGCTGATTGTGTGTGCCATCGCGGCGGCAGCGCTCGGCTGTAGCTGGCCGGGCACGGATCATTCGGTGCGGTTCAATGCCTTCCGCTCGGCCAAAGAGTTCGGGCGCTTGCCGCGCTTGAGCCATAGCGGTGACGCCGACAACAAGCTGTTTTCGTGGAGCGCCGAATACGACAAGGGCGAGAATTACGAAGAGGGCGAGCGTGAAACGAAGGGGATCGATGTTCTCTGGGACGAATCGCTTAGAGCCGAACAAAGCGAGGATCTCGCCACCGTGCGCCGGAAGCTACAGGAATACTTGCAACGCACCGCCCGTTTGCGCGAGACCGGTTATAGCGAGCCGAAAGATTTTCGCCATCGGCGCAACGCGGCGTTCGATAAGCTCGACGCGCTGGCGGCGCTCGACCAGGGCGCAAGCGAAGATAGCGTTCGCTGTTATCTGCGAGCCCGCACATTAGTCGATGATGGTCAACCCGTCGTTAAGCTGCATGCAGAAGCAGCAGAAGATGTTCACCTGGCGGACAATGTTGCTTACTTATGGGCGGTGATTGATTATTCAGCAGACGCAGAAGCGGGCATTGCGAAATTCAAGGCATTTGCCGCACGCTATCCACATAGCGAAAAGCGCGAGGCAGCACTTTACATGGCGGCACTGGCGACGCTCAAGATTGCCCCGCGCGCCAAAGTTATGGATTCATTTGCCCCTTGTGATGGCGATTGTCCAAAGCTGATGCGTGATGCGCAGGCTGGGTTTCGCCGCGTCATTCACGATTATCCGCATGGCCGCCTGACTGCCGACGCGCAGGGGTGGATCGCTTACATCTATCGCCAGCTCGGCGACCGCGCCGCGGCGTTGGCTGAATACTATCGAATGCTCGCCGCGCGCGACGAAGCCAGCCGCATCGAAGCCGTCTTTTCGCTCGGCATCGCTCGCTATCAAGCCAGCGAGACCGACATGGCGCGCGTCGAAAAGCTCATCGAAGGCGAGCCCGCCGCGGCGCTCGCCTACGCCTATCACAACGTCTATAACATCGCGCTCGAACCACTCTCAGGGTACGGCATCGGCGCAGGCAGTAGCGCCGGGGAACAAGAGCAGCGGTATAAGAATAATGCCGACGAGCTGAAGCGCATCGTCGCCTTCGCCTCGCGGATGATGAAGCGTTATGGCAGCGGCGCGGTCGGCAGCGGCTTTGTCTTGCGTCTCGCTCAAGCCAGCCTTGAGCTGGATGATGATGCCGAAGCGGCGCGGCTGGCGCATCAGGCTTTGAGCGGCGGCGCGCAGGCGAACATTCGCGCAGAGGCGTTGTGGGTCGAAGCCGTCGCGCTCTATCACCTGAAGCGGCTGAAAGAAGCGCGCAGCGCGCTCACGCAACTGGTCGCCGAAAATCCGAACAACCGCTACACCGAAGGAGCGCGGCGCAACCTGGCGATGGTCGCCGAAGATATGAATGATCTCGACGGCGCGCTCGAACAATACCTGGCGCTCGATTACCGGCTCGACGTGGCTTACTTCGTTGACGTGCTGATGCCGACCGATCAGCTCGCGGCGTTCATCAAGAATCACCCGACGCAACCGCACAGTGACGAATTGCAATACGCGCTCGGCGTCCGCTACCTGCGCGACCGCCGCTGGAACGACGCGCGCCAGACGCTGATGGTGATTCACTCAATCGGTCGCGGCGCTGATAATGGCTATAGCCACTACTACCCCGGCTCTTATTCCGAGCCATCGTCAGACCCCGTAAAGAGCCTGAACTGGGATGAGCGTATCCGCGGCGTTCGCCCCGAATGGATCGAGCAAGACCTGCACACGGCTAATGATCTTGAACGGCTCGAACAGCAGGTGAATCTGGCGCAGGGCGACGAAGCAAAGGCCGAGGCGCTCTATCAGCTTGCCAGCTATCAGTATCAGGGTGATTTGCTGTTCTACAACCCGGCGTGGAATGGCATGCGCCAGTATCATCTCTACGATCTCGACAGCGGCGGCGGCTTCCGTCGCGCTGACGAATCGCGGCTGCTATTTGATTACATGCAGAAGCATGATGCGGCGTCGAGCGCCCTGCCGATCTATCTCGACGTGGTCAACCGCTACCCGAACACGCGGGCGGCGCGCGATGCGCTCTACACCGCCGCCGTCTGTCACGACCGGCTGGCGTCTTACAACAACTACTGGCGGTCGATTTACGACCGTGGCGGCTTTGCCGGCAGCCGGATGGTGAATTACCAGGACGTCAAGCGGGCGTATCCCGGCTATCGCTATCCGCTCGGCACCCGTGGCTGGGAGCCGGCGACGCGCACCGTCAACGGCGGGCCGGGCTGGGCGCTGCCGCCGAAGCCGAAGCCGCGCCCGTCACGCGCTCGCCGTGCGCTTCTGCTGTTTAACAAAGTCATGCAGGTCGCCTTCAAGCCGCTCGGCGATGCCGTCAGCGCCATCGTGAAAACAATCACGGCGATTTTTCAAGCCATCTGGAAAGCCGTGCTGTGGGTCTGTCACTGGCTGTGGCTCGGCTACCTGTGCTTCTGGCTGCGCTTCATGTGGCGGCGCAGCCGCGAAGCCCGCCGCCTGATGCGCGAAGGGCTGGGGCGCTGCCGCGAGCGGCCCGCCGTCGAAAAAGGCGACACGTCGCTGGTGGATTCGATCACGCCGCAGGCGGCGGCGTTCAATCAGTACCTCGGCCATGACTGGCGCGATCACTTTCTCAAGCTCACCTATGACCTGCTCTACAAGCTGCGACAGATGGCGATGGAGAAGAACGCGCGCCACGTGCTGCTGCTCTACGCGGCGACACATTGGATGCTGGCGGTCATCGCCATCAAGCTGCTCGCTGATTGGTAG
- the hpt gene encoding hypoxanthine phosphoribosyltransferase has translation MSAQEKLSFINDPNLKILISEDELRARVRAMGEQITRDYTGKNLHLLGVLKGACVFLSDLMRAIDLPVSLDFIGISSYGAATKSSGEVRITKDLDVSLAGKDVLVVEDIIDTGLTLNYMVNIFKSREVNSLAIAALLDKPERHQISIDARYIGFTIPNEFVVGYGLDVGELYRNLPFIAVPQDPDNLVKK, from the coding sequence ATGAGCGCGCAGGAAAAGCTCTCTTTCATCAACGATCCCAACCTCAAAATCTTGATCAGCGAAGACGAGTTGCGGGCGCGCGTGCGCGCGATGGGCGAGCAGATCACGCGCGATTATACGGGCAAGAACCTGCACCTGCTGGGCGTGCTCAAAGGCGCGTGCGTGTTTCTCTCCGACCTGATGCGAGCCATTGATCTGCCGGTTTCGCTCGACTTCATCGGCATATCGAGCTACGGCGCGGCGACCAAATCGTCGGGCGAGGTGCGCATTACCAAAGACCTCGACGTCAGTTTGGCGGGCAAAGACGTGCTGGTCGTCGAAGACATCATCGATACCGGTTTGACGCTCAACTACATGGTCAACATCTTCAAGTCGCGCGAAGTCAACAGCCTGGCCATCGCCGCGCTGCTCGACAAGCCCGAGCGCCACCAGATCAGCATTGACGCGCGTTACATCGGCTTCACGATTCCCAATGAGTTCGTCGTCGGTTATGGCCTGGACGTCGGCGAGCTTTATCGCAACCTGCCTTTCATCGCCGTGCCGCAAGACCCCGACAATCTGGTGAAGAAATAA
- a CDS encoding ABC transporter ATP-binding protein, giving the protein MDTAIEIHGLTKRFGNFTAVNGVSFAVAGGEIFGFLGPNGSGKSTIIRMLCGLITPTAGTATVAGFNILKQIDQVRQSIGYMSQQFSLYTDLTVWENINFYAHVYGLKGERLKARRDAVIELTHISRFTERRAGMLSGGWKQRLALACALVHEPQIIFLDEPTAGIDPVARRELWDLFFQLSGQGITLFVTTHYMDEAERCARVGYIYNSRLITYGAPDTLKQMAEVTPPDLKWAEVSCPNTTVALAELKRVDYVHSATIFGQSIHLLMNNDVPIERLKATLAGIGITDVEATPARPSLEDVFVTLTRRHAGNGS; this is encoded by the coding sequence ATGGATACAGCAATCGAAATTCACGGGCTGACGAAACGCTTCGGCAACTTCACCGCCGTCAACGGGGTGAGCTTTGCCGTCGCCGGCGGCGAGATATTCGGCTTCCTCGGCCCCAATGGGTCGGGCAAGTCAACGATCATCCGCATGCTCTGCGGGCTGATTACGCCGACTGCCGGGACAGCGACCGTTGCCGGCTTCAACATCCTCAAACAGATCGATCAGGTTCGCCAGAGCATCGGTTATATGTCGCAGCAGTTCAGCCTCTACACCGACCTGACGGTGTGGGAGAACATCAATTTTTACGCGCACGTCTATGGCCTGAAAGGCGAGCGATTGAAGGCGCGCCGCGACGCGGTCATCGAGCTGACGCACATCAGCCGCTTCACAGAGCGTCGCGCCGGGATGCTCTCAGGCGGCTGGAAGCAGCGGTTGGCGCTCGCCTGTGCGCTGGTTCACGAACCGCAGATCATCTTTCTGGACGAGCCGACCGCCGGCATTGACCCGGTGGCGCGGCGCGAGCTGTGGGATCTGTTCTTTCAGCTTTCGGGCCAGGGCATCACGCTGTTTGTGACGACGCACTACATGGACGAAGCCGAGCGCTGCGCCCGCGTCGGTTATATCTACAACTCGCGACTGATTACCTATGGCGCGCCTGACACGCTCAAGCAGATGGCCGAAGTGACGCCGCCCGACCTGAAGTGGGCCGAAGTCAGTTGCCCGAACACTACGGTGGCGCTGGCCGAGCTGAAGCGCGTCGATTACGTCCACAGCGCGACGATCTTCGGGCAATCGATTCACCTGTTGATGAATAACGATGTGCCGATTGAGCGATTGAAAGCAACGCTGGCAGGCATCGGCATCACCGATGTCGAAGCGACACCGGCGCGGCCTTCGCTCGAAGACGTTTTCGTGACCCTGACCCGTCGCCACGCGGGCAACGGGAGCTGA
- a CDS encoding ABC transporter permease: MFKGFSSIFYKEIIQISRDPVTLVLMLIVPMFQLTVFGYAINTDVRNIKTVVYNLDVGQPSRDLIAAFENTDYFMITEHVSSDDALNHAIVTGRAKVGIKIPPDYSDRLLNDQQATVLVLIDGSDSSIASQSLQVSTSVGMSQSILRLSSTLSPAGLPVDVRPKMLFNPDMRSANFMVPGLVAVILQIITTMLTAFSIVRERERGTLEQLLVTPVRPFGLMLGKLVPYGLIGIFETLTVLAVMRIIFDVPINGSLLLLIGLSVIFLFTALAIGLLISTRAQNQMQALQLAWLIMLPSVLLSGFMFPRDSMPVAMQAVGFVVPATHFMEIIRGIVLRGATFMDLLPEVITLAAMGVVLLILSAVQFHKKLA; this comes from the coding sequence ATGTTCAAAGGATTCAGCTCGATCTTCTACAAAGAGATCATTCAGATCAGCCGCGACCCGGTGACGCTGGTGCTGATGCTGATCGTCCCGATGTTCCAGTTGACGGTCTTCGGGTATGCCATCAACACCGACGTCCGCAATATCAAGACGGTGGTTTACAACCTCGACGTCGGCCAGCCGTCGCGCGACCTGATCGCCGCGTTTGAAAACACCGACTACTTCATGATTACCGAGCACGTCAGCTCTGACGACGCCTTGAACCACGCCATCGTCACCGGGCGCGCCAAGGTCGGCATCAAGATTCCGCCCGATTACTCCGACCGCTTGCTGAACGACCAACAGGCGACCGTGCTGGTCTTGATTGACGGGTCGGATTCGAGCATCGCCTCGCAGAGTCTTCAGGTTTCGACTTCGGTCGGGATGTCACAATCGATCCTCAGGCTGAGCAGCACGCTCAGCCCCGCGGGGCTGCCGGTTGACGTGCGCCCGAAGATGCTGTTCAACCCCGATATGCGCTCGGCCAATTTCATGGTGCCGGGCCTGGTGGCGGTGATTCTGCAAATCATTACGACGATGCTGACCGCCTTCTCAATCGTCCGCGAGCGCGAGCGCGGCACGCTCGAACAACTGCTGGTGACGCCCGTCCGCCCGTTCGGCCTAATGCTGGGCAAGCTGGTGCCTTACGGGCTGATCGGTATCTTTGAAACGCTGACGGTGCTGGCGGTGATGCGCATCATCTTCGACGTGCCGATCAATGGCTCGCTGCTGTTGCTTATCGGGCTGTCGGTGATCTTCTTGTTTACGGCGCTGGCCATCGGCCTGCTGATTTCGACGAGGGCGCAGAATCAGATGCAGGCGCTACAACTGGCGTGGTTGATTATGCTGCCATCGGTATTGCTGTCGGGTTTCATGTTTCCGCGCGATTCGATGCCGGTCGCCATGCAGGCGGTCGGTTTTGTCGTGCCGGCGACGCACTTCATGGAGATCATCCGCGGCATCGTGCTGCGTGGCGCGACGTTTATGGATTTACTGCCAGAGGTCATCACGCTCGCGGCGATGGGGGTGGTGCTGCTGATCTTGAGCGCCGTGCAGTTCCACAAGAAGCTTGCATGA
- a CDS encoding YraN family protein: MFGALKNLWPDDRHAPRAAHLELGERGEAAALDYLKRNQGYEIVATNFRVPLGRALSGQKLTAEIDLIAYDRETLCFIEVKTRSSGEFAAPERAVDLRKQRQIARAARRYRQLMNVAMEAYRYDVVTVIVGDNGDRIELLRGYFDDRVFRRSRFFQQ; this comes from the coding sequence ATGTTCGGCGCATTAAAAAATCTATGGCCCGATGACCGGCACGCGCCGCGCGCCGCACATCTTGAGCTGGGCGAGCGCGGCGAAGCGGCGGCGCTCGATTACCTGAAACGTAATCAGGGCTACGAAATCGTCGCGACCAATTTCCGCGTGCCGCTGGGGCGGGCGCTCTCCGGGCAGAAGCTCACCGCCGAGATTGACCTTATCGCTTACGACCGAGAAACGCTCTGCTTCATCGAAGTCAAGACGCGCAGCTCGGGCGAGTTCGCCGCGCCTGAGCGGGCCGTTGACCTGCGCAAGCAGCGGCAGATTGCCCGCGCCGCCCGCCGTTATCGCCAACTGATGAATGTCGCGATGGAAGCCTATCGCTACGACGTGGTCACGGTGATTGTCGGCGATAATGGCGACCGCATCGAGCTGCTGCGCGGCTACTTCGATGACCGCGTCTTCCGGCGCAGCCGCTTCTTTCAGCAGTAA
- a CDS encoding efflux RND transporter periplasmic adaptor subunit — translation MMTSRFRKTLLVGLLAFVAVGAAATVKYFTSRAATDRLVLSGNIEADEIHIGSKIGGRIREVLVREGQEVKQGEPLIRFEAYDLSARRADAEAAVAQADANYQKLQNGFRPEEVAQAKAQAEAAWMTLEEARNGPRRQEIGAARAQLESANADYDVARATLARVEKLVRDGIQSKQDYDNARAAFDRASGQREAARQRLDMLLAGTRSEEVKRAERQYNEAAAQYQMTRRGSRKEDVAAAHAQLERARAALEQINTQLGELEVRAPADAFVEVLRVRPGDLINPNAPVATLVELNRLWVRVYMPEPELGYAQLGKEVTVKVDTYKNEAFKGTIEHIASRGEFTPRNVQTRSEREHQVFALRVRVDNSSHLLRAGMAADVSIMK, via the coding sequence ATGATGACAAGCAGATTCCGCAAAACATTGTTGGTTGGCCTGCTGGCGTTCGTGGCCGTTGGCGCGGCGGCAACCGTGAAGTATTTCACCAGCCGCGCCGCTACCGACCGCCTGGTGCTTTCCGGAAACATCGAGGCCGACGAGATTCACATTGGCTCGAAGATCGGCGGGCGCATCCGTGAAGTGCTGGTGCGCGAAGGTCAAGAGGTCAAGCAGGGTGAGCCGCTGATCCGCTTCGAGGCTTATGACCTGAGCGCCCGGCGCGCCGACGCCGAGGCCGCCGTCGCTCAAGCCGACGCCAATTATCAAAAGTTGCAGAACGGCTTTCGCCCCGAAGAAGTCGCGCAGGCCAAGGCGCAGGCCGAGGCCGCATGGATGACGCTCGAAGAAGCGCGCAACGGCCCGCGCCGCCAGGAGATTGGCGCGGCGCGCGCTCAACTGGAATCGGCCAACGCCGATTACGACGTCGCCCGCGCGACGCTGGCGCGCGTCGAAAAACTGGTGCGCGACGGCATTCAATCCAAGCAGGATTACGATAACGCCCGTGCGGCGTTTGACCGCGCCAGCGGCCAGCGCGAAGCCGCCAGACAAAGACTCGATATGCTGCTCGCCGGGACGCGCAGCGAAGAGGTCAAGCGCGCCGAGCGCCAATACAACGAAGCTGCTGCTCAGTATCAAATGACCCGGCGCGGCTCGCGCAAAGAAGACGTCGCCGCCGCCCACGCGCAACTGGAACGCGCCCGCGCCGCGCTCGAACAGATCAACACGCAGCTCGGCGAGCTTGAAGTCCGCGCGCCTGCCGACGCCTTCGTCGAAGTGCTGCGCGTGCGGCCCGGCGATTTGATCAACCCGAACGCGCCGGTCGCCACGCTCGTCGAGCTGAACCGCCTGTGGGTGCGTGTCTACATGCCTGAGCCGGAGCTGGGCTATGCGCAGCTCGGCAAAGAGGTGACGGTTAAAGTTGACACCTACAAGAACGAAGCCTTCAAAGGGACGATTGAGCACATCGCCAGCCGCGGCGAGTTCACGCCGCGCAACGTGCAGACACGCAGCGAGCGCGAGCATCAGGTCTTTGCCCTGCGCGTCCGCGTTGATAACAGCTCGCACCTGCTGCGCGCCGGCATGGCCGCCGACGTGAGCATAATGAAATGA
- a CDS encoding VWA domain-containing protein produces MKSFAFLRPPAIAVLLAGLVAVSAWPGHGVEAQSGRQPEKKKVEKKVDEQKGKPSEPQEPAPPMPNKIGKDEQVIKIGTQVVNVDVTVIDKKSGRIYSNLTQKNFTIYEDGVKQEITNFRNGEGPMTAVLLLENNRGNHFISNYFDPTFAQEIFQAAAIFVDGFVKKEDQIALVTFAMKPKVVTDFTDDRNRLRQAVVSGYRDMLNFRETNLWDALSFALLGGKAIQLYDEENGPSEYNGLSEVEGHTAVILITLGMDTFSRITYDKALKIVARAGVPVFSVHTGHLFDKKYGDRLGPDWRLSFLQAQNALKTFATMSGGAYFPMTFESELPAIMQSISAMLRTQYNVGYAPTNTRREGKERKIKVEVDLDGDGTPDNKQLDLKFRERYLEPDDRPAKK; encoded by the coding sequence ATGAAGTCATTTGCATTCTTGCGACCGCCGGCGATTGCCGTGTTGCTCGCCGGGTTGGTCGCCGTTTCTGCCTGGCCCGGCCACGGCGTCGAGGCGCAGAGCGGACGCCAGCCGGAGAAGAAGAAGGTCGAAAAAAAAGTTGACGAGCAAAAAGGCAAACCGTCGGAGCCGCAAGAGCCGGCGCCGCCCATGCCCAACAAGATCGGCAAGGACGAGCAGGTGATCAAGATCGGCACCCAGGTCGTCAACGTTGACGTCACCGTCATCGATAAGAAATCGGGCCGCATCTATAGCAATCTCACGCAGAAGAATTTCACCATCTATGAAGACGGCGTTAAGCAGGAGATCACCAACTTTCGCAACGGCGAAGGGCCGATGACCGCCGTGCTGTTGCTCGAAAATAATCGCGGCAATCACTTTATCAGTAACTATTTTGATCCCACCTTTGCGCAGGAGATTTTTCAGGCGGCGGCCATCTTTGTTGACGGCTTCGTCAAAAAAGAGGATCAGATCGCGCTCGTCACTTTTGCCATGAAGCCGAAAGTCGTCACCGACTTCACCGACGACCGCAACCGGCTGCGCCAGGCGGTGGTGTCCGGCTATCGCGACATGCTGAACTTCCGCGAGACCAACCTCTGGGACGCGCTGTCGTTCGCGCTCCTAGGCGGCAAGGCGATCCAGCTTTATGACGAAGAGAACGGCCCGTCAGAGTATAACGGCTTGTCGGAGGTCGAAGGCCACACGGCGGTGATTTTAATCACGCTCGGCATGGACACTTTCAGCCGGATCACTTATGACAAGGCGCTAAAGATCGTCGCCCGCGCCGGCGTGCCCGTATTCAGCGTCCACACCGGCCACCTCTTCGATAAGAAGTATGGCGACCGCCTGGGACCGGACTGGCGGCTGAGCTTCTTGCAGGCGCAGAACGCTTTGAAGACGTTTGCCACGATGTCGGGCGGCGCTTACTTCCCGATGACCTTCGAGAGCGAATTGCCGGCCATTATGCAGAGCATTTCGGCGATGCTGCGGACGCAGTATAACGTCGGCTATGCGCCGACCAATACGCGGCGCGAAGGCAAAGAGCGCAAGATCAAAGTCGAGGTGGACCTTGATGGCGACGGCACGCCGGATAACAAACAGCTCGACCTGAAATTCCGCGAACGCTATCTCGAACCGGACGACCGCCCGGCGAAGAAGTAG
- a CDS encoding M48 family peptidase, which translates to MQDREQLYFDFDAVEATGADLDAIFDEALRELVGDKARPAVEASFYPYAGLSSTIRLRQGRVYARISDILKHSPREVLYALASILVAKLYRRKAAAEHERTYREYARQPAILNATDATRRTRGYKLTTSPLGQTYDLDELFDSLNARYFGGQLAKPRLSWSQQKTHRVLGHHDHLHGAIIISRTLDEARIPRFVVEYVLYHEMLHAKHPPRRLADRTVYHSRQFRADELKFERYQEAIKWLDKLAAPARRRPRRRRA; encoded by the coding sequence ATGCAAGATCGCGAACAATTGTATTTCGATTTCGACGCCGTTGAGGCGACAGGGGCGGACCTCGACGCCATCTTTGACGAAGCCTTGCGCGAGCTGGTCGGGGACAAAGCGCGCCCGGCGGTCGAAGCGAGCTTCTATCCCTACGCCGGCCTCTCTTCAACCATACGCCTGCGCCAGGGGCGGGTTTACGCGCGCATCTCGGACATCCTCAAGCATTCGCCGCGCGAAGTGCTGTACGCGCTGGCCAGCATTCTTGTAGCCAAACTCTATCGCCGCAAGGCCGCCGCCGAGCATGAGCGCACCTATCGCGAGTACGCGCGCCAGCCGGCGATCCTCAACGCCACGGACGCGACGCGGCGCACACGCGGATACAAGCTGACGACCTCGCCGCTCGGCCAGACGTATGACCTCGACGAGTTATTCGACAGCCTGAATGCGCGCTACTTCGGCGGCCAGCTCGCAAAGCCGCGGCTCTCGTGGAGCCAGCAGAAAACCCATCGCGTGCTCGGCCATCACGATCACCTGCATGGCGCCATCATCATCAGCCGAACGCTCGACGAAGCCCGCATCCCGCGCTTTGTCGTCGAATATGTCCTCTACCACGAGATGCTGCACGCCAAGCACCCGCCGCGTCGTCTCGCCGACCGCACCGTGTATCATTCGCGCCAGTTCCGCGCCGACGAGCTGAAGTTCGAGCGCTATCAAGAGGCGATCAAGTGGCTGGATAAGCTCGCCGCGCCCGCCCGCCGCCGACCCCGTCGCCGCCGCGCCTGA